Proteins from a single region of Gossypium arboreum isolate Shixiya-1 chromosome 1, ASM2569848v2, whole genome shotgun sequence:
- the LOC108477189 gene encoding cation/H(+) antiporter 18-like: MATNTSSSSHCPSPMKATSNGVFQGDNPLDFALPLAILQICLVVALTRILAFLLRPLRQPRVIAEIVGGILLGPSVLGRNEKYLNAIFPAKSHTVLDTLANLGLLFFLFLVGLELDPKSIRRTGKKALSIAVAGISLPFMLGIGTSYALRATISKGVDEAPFLVFMGVALSITAFPVLARILAELKLLTTDIGRMAMSAAAVNDVAAWILLALAIALSGTGNSPLVSLWVFLCGTGFVVGCTFIVPPIFKWMVQRCPEGEPVNELYVCATLTAVLAAGFVTDLIGIHALFGAFVIGVLVPKEGPFAGALVEKVEDLVSGLFLPLYFVSSGLKTNIATIQGAQSWGLLVLVIITACFGKIAGTVSVSLLCNVPFSEALALGFLMNTKGLVELIVLNIGKDRKVLNDQTFAIMVLMAVFTTFITTPLVMAVYKPAKRQGKGDYKHKTIERKESNSQLRILACFHSYRNIPTMINLIEASRGTEKKEGLCVYALHLMELSERPSAMLMVHKARKNGLPFWNKVKQSGGDQIVVAFETFRQLSRVVVRPMTAISSISSLHEDICESAERKRAAMIILPFHKHQRVDGTFETTRTDYQLVNKRVLEQAPCSVGILVDRGLGGTTHISASNVDSIITVLFFGGHDDREALAYGTRMAEHPGISLTVVRFVPGPEVSGEIVTADINTSDDRVLMEFKNKASNENSISYEERVVRSSRETIEAIREFSRCNLFLVGQMPENHVTATAKLNAAKTECLELGVIGSLLTSAEFSTSASVLVVQQYRTTKKSPPPSLSSTKVAEIPEADVESP; encoded by the exons ATGGCTACGAATACTTCAAGTTCAAGCCATTGTCCTTCTCCAATGAAAGCCACATCGAATGGGGTGTTCCAGGGTGATAACCCTTTGGATTTTGCACTCCCTCTCGCCATCCTTCAGATATGCCTTGTGGTTGCACTCACTCGTATTCTCGCTTTTCTTCTTAGGCCTCTACGGCAGCCTCGTGTCATCGCCGAGATTGTC GGTGGAATATTACTTGGTCCATCAGTTCTTGGTAGAAACGAAAAGTATCTGAATGCAATCTTCCCAGCTAAGAGCCATACAGTGTTGGATACTTTAGCTAACCTTGGTCTCCTTTTCTTTCTATTTCTCGTCGGTCTTGAGTTGGATCCGAAATCAATTCGCCGCACAGGAAAGAAAGCTCTTTCTATAGCAGTTGCAGGGATTAGCCTACCTTTTATGCTAGGAATAGGAACATCATACGCCCTTCGCGCAACTATCTCAAAGGGTGTCGATGAAGCTCCGTTTCTCGTCTTCATGGGGGTTGCTCTATCCATCACTGCCTTTCCTGTCTTAGCCCGTATTTTGGCTGAACTGAAGCTTTTAACCACTGATATAGGCCGAATGGCAATGTCAGCTGCTGCAGTAAATGATGTGGCTGCATGGATTTTACTAGCTCTTGCCATTGCCTTATCAGGAACCGGAAATTCTCCTCTTGTATCATTGTGGGTTTTCTTGTGTGGTACTGGTTTTGTCGTCGGATGTACATTCATTGTCCCTCCTATATTCAAATGGATGGTTCAACGTTGCCCTGAGGGTGAACCGGTGAATGAATTGTATGTATGTGCAACTTTGACAGCAGTTTTGGCAGCAGGCTTTGTTACTGACCTTATTGGAATCCATGCCTTGTTTGGTGCATTTGTAATTGGAGTTCTTGTCCCCAAAGAAGGTCCATTTGCTGGTGCCTTAGTGGAAAAAGTTGAAGACCTTGTTTCCGGCCTCTTTCTCCCTCTGTATTTTGTGTCAAGTGGATTGAAAACAAATATTGCCACAATTCAAGGGGCTCAGTCTTGGGGCCTCCTTGTTCTAGTCATCATTACTGCATGTTTCGGAAAGATAGCCGGCACTGTCTCCGTTTCCCTTCTATGCAATGTGCCTTTCAGTGAGGCTTTAGCCCTCGGGTTCCTTATGAATACAAAAGGCTTGGTGGAGCTCATCGTTCTCAACATCGGTAAAGACAGAAAG GTTTTAAACGATCAAACATTTGCAATCATGGTTTTGATGGCCGTCTTTACAACTTTTATAACTACTCCCCTTGTGATGGCGGTATATAAGCCAGCTAAACGACAGGGTAAAGGAGACTACAAACACAAGACAATTGAAAGGAAAGAGAGCAACTCTCAGCTTCGTATATTGGCCTGCTTCCATAGTTATAGAAACATTCCCACTATGATTAATCTCATTGAGGCTTCACGTGGTACTGAGAAAAAGGAAGGACTATGTGTTTATGCATTGCATCTCATGGAGCTCTCAGAAAGGCCATCCGCCATGCTTATGGTCCATAAGGCAAGAAAGAATGGGTTACCGTTTTGGAATAAAGTGAAACAGTCTGGTGGTGATCAAATTGTGGTTGCTTTCGAGACTTTCAGGCAACTAAGCCGAGTGGTGGTCCGCCCGATGACTGCGATCTCATCCATTTCTAGCTTGCATGAGGATATCTGTGAAAGTGCGGAAAGAAAAAGGGCAGCCATGATAATTCTCCCCTTCCATAAGCACCAGAGGGTAGACGGAACATTCGAGACAACCCGAACTGACTACCAATTGGTCAACAAGCGAGTTCTTGAGCAAGCACCATGCTCGGTTGGCATTTTAGTTGATCGTGGTCTAGGTGGAACGACGCATATATCAGCTAGCAACGTTGATTCCATCATAACAGTCTTGTTCTTCGGTGGACACGACGATCGCGAAGCACTCGCTTATGGCACACGTATGGCCGAGCACCCAGGCATCAGTCTAACCGTTGTTCGCTTCGTACCAGGCCCCGAAGTTTCGGGTGAGATCGTCACAGCTGATATAAACACAAGTGACGATCGAGTCCTGATGGAATTCAAGAACAAAGCCTCTAATGAAAACTCAATAAGTTACGAAGAAAGAGTAGTAAGAAGCTCCAGGGAAACCATTGAAGCGATTCGAGAATTCAGCCGATGCAACCTTTTCTTGGTGGGCCAAATGCCTGAAAATCATGTCACTGCGACAGCCAAACTAAATGCTGCCAAGACCGAGTGCCTTGAATTAGGGGTAATAGGCAGCCTATTGACTTCCGCAGAATTCTCAACATCAGCATCTGTTTTGGTAGTGCAACAATATAGAACCACAAAGAAATCACCTCCTCCATCACTGTCTTCCACAAAGGTAGCTGAGATTCCAGAAGCGGATGTAGAAAGTCCATGA